A single Brachionichthys hirsutus isolate HB-005 chromosome 17, CSIRO-AGI_Bhir_v1, whole genome shotgun sequence DNA region contains:
- the LOC137906622 gene encoding uncharacterized protein → MKVKRTLQEDISSDPSVGGFIRSKEVASNGTRNAGQRLRDTQDVLNAAGETKVVVFQYVDRMSKELSLVHRMQLKANPGMPQGRSGSAGPEGSVSSVKSQCPEVFYQRLVHLPPSLSQLQSLLSQQLLQELESLAPPMKGKTLVSVFWLQTANLWCPLPRPACVLLSQEDLVVLSSDTHDTLAVFHHFDLALIKEVQIGLAGQHVRLTGCTEDTVLAVFTHSKDLTQELCKALLKAAGPGSFSRGAEYPPLLSGDLMALSLDWTSSVPDITLDNGLHFTSRFKRVLADLLHVVHGNMDGPDRPCLADICPLLYTSVKVLSPTRVHQSGVFQFLLTDTHVALLCEDGVSRPVPRDSSLVPSQPQFQGLEVREHSEIRCLLATQKDSWLVVDMTFSARQPTERGAESRRGSVGAPGPGPQCDSWKLAFGCTAEAAALIDHLCT, encoded by the coding sequence ATGAAGGTCAAGCGGACGCTCCAGGAAGACATTTCTAGTGATCCGTCGGTCGGCGGCTTCATCAGGTCCAAGGAGGTGGCGTCCAACGGGACCAGAAATGCTGGTCAAAGGCTGCGCGACACACAGGACGTCCTGAATGCAGCAGGTGAAACGAAGGTCGTTGTCTTCCAGTATGTGGACAGGATGTCCAAAGAGCTGTCGCTGGTTCATCGGATGCAACTCAAAGCTAACCCAGGGATGCCTCAGGGGCGTAGCGGGTCGGCAGGGCCTGAAGGATCCGTGTCTTCTGTCAAAAGCCAATGTCCTGAGGTGTTTTATCAGAGGTTGGTCCACCTGCCTCCGTCCTTGTCCCAGCTGCAGTCCCTTTTGTCCCAGCAGTTGCTTCAGGAGTTAGAGTCTCTGGCTCCTCCAATGAAAGGCAAGACGCTCGTGAGCGTCTTCTGGCTCCAAACCGCCAACCTTTGGTGTCCCCTCCCGAGACCTGCCTGCGTGCTTTTGTCACAAGAGGACTTGGTGGTCTTGTCCAGTGACACTCACGATACTTTAGCAGTTTTCCACCACTTTGATCTGGCGCTAATCAAAGAGGTCCAGATCGGCTTGGCAGGGCAACATGTCCGCCTGACCGGCTGCACCGAAGACACCGTGCTGGCCGTCTTCACCCACAGCAAAGACCTCACCCAGGAGCTCTGCAAGGCTTTGCTGAAGGCCGCTGGTCCTGGAAGCTTCTCGAGAGGAGCCGAGTACCCCCCCTTGCTCTCTGGGGACCTCATGGCCCTCTCTCTGGATTGGACATCCAGTGTTCCAGACATTACCCTGGACAACGGTCTTCACTTCACCTCCAGATTTAAGCGGGTTCTGGCCGATCTGCTCCACGTGGTCCACGGGAACATGGACGGTCCGGACAGACCCTGTCTGGCAGATATTTGTCCTCTGCTCTACACCAGCGTGAAGGTCCTGAGCCCGACCCGTGTGCATCAGAGCGGCGTGTTTCAGTTCCTGCTGACGGACACTCACGTGGCGCTCCTCTGCGAGGACGGCGTCTCTCGCCCGGTACCACGGGACTCCAGTCTGGTTCCTTCCCAACCCCAGTTTCAGGGTCTTGAAGTGCGCGAGCACTCGGAGATCAGATGCCTGTTGGCGACGCAGAAAGACAGTTGGCTGGTGGTAGACATGACGTTTTCAGCTCGCCAACCGACTGAAAGGGGGGCGGAGTCCAGGCGGGGCTCGGTAGGCGCGCCTGGACCCGGCCCTCAGTGCGACTCCTGGAAGTTAGCGTTCGGTTGTACCGCCGAAGCGGCGGCCCTGATAGATCACCTGTGTACCTGA